One Hydrogenispora ethanolica DNA segment encodes these proteins:
- a CDS encoding ParB/RepB/Spo0J family partition protein translates to MQMIEVDKLIPHPDNNKFFDDISGDNWTEFLESIKTSGVIEPIVITQDKVIVSGHQRVRACKELNITEIPARVQIYDDNERWSKDDVILKNLLETNLRQRGIGNTNAVKLARCIAELERLYGIKEGRPEKLPDNSVVKNQVDLANELNVSIDQLQNYKRLLTLDRLKGELRKKEKIRARLISPALLNQTLKVIIPFSHSIG, encoded by the coding sequence ATGCAAATGATTGAAGTTGATAAACTTATTCCCCATCCTGACAATAATAAATTTTTTGATGACATTAGCGGTGATAATTGGACAGAATTTCTTGAATCAATTAAAACTTCTGGAGTAATTGAACCAATTGTAATTACCCAAGACAAAGTTATTGTATCGGGCCATCAGCGCGTGCGGGCTTGTAAGGAATTAAATATTACTGAGATCCCAGCTAGGGTTCAAATTTATGATGATAATGAAAGATGGAGCAAAGATGATGTAATTCTCAAAAATCTGCTTGAAACAAACTTGCGTCAGCGTGGCATTGGTAATACAAATGCGGTTAAACTGGCAAGATGTATTGCGGAGCTGGAAAGGTTGTATGGGATTAAGGAAGGAAGGCCAGAAAAACTACCGGATAATTCGGTAGTTAAAAATCAGGTTGATTTAGCAAATGAATTAAATGTATCAATAGATCAATTACAAAATTATAAACGTTTACTTACCCTTGATAGATTGAAAGGGGAGCTGAGGAAGAAGGAAAAAATAAGGGCAAGGTTGATATCCCCTGCCCTATTAAATCAAACTTTAAAGGTGATCATTCCATTTTCCCATTCAATTGGATAA
- a CDS encoding GIY-YIG nuclease family protein — protein MNFGYIYVLSNDNMPSTYKIGKTCKDDINERAKELSNFPGIPTPFKVEFSFYVPDIDKAEILIHKELQKYRINAYREFFKADIEIIKDAFGCLYDEYFDFISKFSDYFQESADLYYKKIIYSHLKKTLKLYSKININLIKTFLTFTKKMTTILLHYITAKYVLKSNIIVGGRIN, from the coding sequence ATGAATTTTGGCTATATATATGTATTAAGCAATGATAACATGCCTAGTACATATAAAATCGGAAAAACTTGTAAAGATGATATTAATGAACGAGCTAAAGAGTTATCTAATTTTCCAGGTATTCCAACTCCATTTAAGGTTGAATTCAGCTTTTATGTGCCAGATATCGATAAGGCTGAAATACTGATACATAAAGAACTCCAAAAATATCGAATTAATGCTTATAGAGAATTTTTTAAAGCTGACATAGAAATCATTAAAGATGCTTTTGGGTGTCTATATGATGAATATTTTGATTTCATAAGTAAATTCTCGGATTATTTTCAGGAATCTGCCGACTTATATTATAAAAAAATTATATACAGTCATTTGAAGAAAACTTTGAAGCTTTACAGCAAAATAAATATCAATTTGATAAAAACTTTTCTAACGTTTACGAAAAAGATGACTACTATTTTATTGCATTACATCACTGCAAAATATGTTCTAAAGAGCAATATAATAGTTGGAGGAAGAATAAATTAA
- a CDS encoding AIPR family protein, with protein MEKRPNLSKILTLPAIKENINEFVSNAKSTTEKGELFCKWVLKFIFELDDDTIEDSILISGPGDNGVDAFFETNNELIVIQCKYDTAHNTNSMVRTGVQFENHLLREGDYTNANQVFMDYLDKIGEYLTTPENGRDDLDADYRVKQIAFYYITNSEFKPNDTKEQEVQKGKIERISSNVTIEFIDIQGIHRMILKSQFELPDEYREKKQTIWLKNQFVTGYTCVAEVSIKDFYYFLRKVIEYIFFSNVRNYLPASTINKEIAKTFRDADKDFWLLNNGITILCDDFEIPKEFSKGFCIDLFAPQIVNGCQTASVIYKEFEQLRRKPNSKELIDLKEGTILVKIIKDKHHSQRDGIIRCTNRQNVVSAMDFYALDKFQKELKEKFAEYGYFYEIQRKESQFIKYKYSKTTFKPGKNLMNKEYNYLTGDKFSFVLTVKEVIQAYAAGLHGKIIKASHNIGELAPDTSDSRDLFNTKTNGDVRYFLYPVLIAKYANYFLGYGSRKSGVPILEEGPDYRKTTLSLFVYSYFRLLCRFLKLPQLLILNTLDDDDPFKIPLETMEKIFKSEEINKYLLGMVDDVLFNFFDDTSIKERMGKNITRFMKSDIEKQEVLATLTAKMDSFLTKTKYNSQKIQKAKDIIGN; from the coding sequence TTGGAGAAAAGACCAAATTTATCAAAAATATTAACGCTACCTGCTATTAAAGAAAATATAAATGAATTTGTTTCGAATGCAAAATCAACTACAGAAAAGGGAGAGCTATTTTGTAAGTGGGTATTGAAATTTATTTTTGAACTAGATGATGATACTATCGAGGATAGTATTTTAATCAGCGGCCCAGGAGATAACGGTGTTGATGCGTTTTTTGAAACTAATAATGAGTTAATAGTAATACAGTGTAAGTATGATACAGCCCATAATACTAATTCAATGGTACGTACTGGCGTTCAATTTGAGAATCATCTTTTAAGGGAGGGTGATTATACTAACGCTAATCAAGTATTCATGGATTATCTAGACAAAATTGGAGAATACCTAACGACTCCTGAAAATGGCAGAGATGATCTCGACGCCGATTACAGAGTAAAACAAATAGCTTTTTATTATATAACAAATTCTGAATTCAAGCCTAATGACACCAAGGAGCAGGAAGTTCAAAAAGGAAAGATCGAAAGAATTTCTAGTAACGTAACAATAGAATTTATTGATATACAAGGTATACACAGGATGATTTTGAAAAGTCAGTTTGAATTACCTGATGAGTATAGGGAAAAAAAGCAAACTATTTGGCTAAAAAACCAATTTGTAACTGGATATACTTGTGTAGCAGAAGTTTCTATTAAAGATTTCTATTATTTTTTAAGAAAAGTAATAGAGTATATATTTTTTAGTAATGTAAGAAATTATTTACCTGCATCTACTATTAATAAAGAAATTGCAAAAACTTTTAGGGATGCAGATAAAGATTTCTGGCTTCTTAATAATGGGATTACCATCCTATGTGATGATTTTGAAATTCCTAAAGAATTTTCGAAAGGATTTTGTATTGATTTGTTTGCACCACAAATTGTAAATGGTTGCCAGACGGCTAGTGTTATTTATAAAGAATTCGAACAGCTGAGGAGAAAACCAAATTCGAAGGAGTTAATTGACTTAAAAGAAGGGACTATCCTTGTAAAAATAATAAAAGATAAGCATCATTCGCAAAGAGATGGAATAATACGATGTACTAATAGGCAGAATGTTGTCTCTGCTATGGATTTTTATGCTTTGGATAAGTTTCAAAAAGAACTTAAGGAAAAATTTGCAGAGTACGGATATTTCTATGAAATTCAAAGAAAAGAGAGTCAATTCATTAAGTATAAGTATAGTAAAACAACATTTAAACCTGGAAAAAATCTTATGAACAAGGAATATAATTATCTTACTGGGGATAAGTTTTCCTTTGTTTTGACTGTCAAAGAAGTAATACAAGCATATGCAGCTGGATTGCATGGAAAAATTATAAAAGCAAGCCATAATATTGGTGAATTGGCCCCAGATACTTCTGATAGCCGAGATTTGTTTAACACAAAGACTAACGGGGATGTAAGATATTTTCTATACCCTGTTTTAATTGCAAAGTATGCGAATTATTTTTTGGGATATGGCAGCAGGAAATCAGGAGTTCCAATTCTTGAAGAAGGTCCAGATTATAGAAAGACTACATTATCACTTTTCGTATACTCTTACTTTAGATTATTGTGTAGATTTTTAAAACTACCGCAATTACTTATTCTAAATACGCTAGATGATGATGATCCGTTTAAAATTCCATTAGAAACCATGGAAAAGATTTTTAAAAGTGAAGAGATTAATAAATATTTACTTGGTATGGTTGATGATGTACTGTTTAATTTTTTTGATGATACTAGTATCAAGGAACGAATGGGAAAGAATATTACTCGGTTTATGAAGTCCGATATAGAAAAGCAAGAAGTGCTGGCTACTTTAACAGCAAAAATGGATAGTTTTTTAACAAAAACAAAATATAACTCGCAAAAAATTCAAAAAGCAAAAGACATTATTGGAAATTAA
- a CDS encoding phage tail tape measure protein, with amino-acid sequence MADDIRVPISLEYSKTILDQTNIINNSLKKIQEQANMITNALNGNELSYKKVTDQVNSLNQKMNQLSNVAKTFKMPNIPEAAKIERTAASISKLGDGWVHVEQTVKNANGQVTRFNSELNVLNNTLANDKIKVVEKDVSSLSETFGRSLVKMTQWTVAGTALFGTVRTLSSGFKDMVQMETEAVNIAKVLPNPNDLAVPQLVKPFEESSIQLTKEYGQNVIEVEKSMASWARQYKNVNDISVMTRASLLAATATDITFEGSIKNLSAIMAEWNLKTNQSIHVVDMLNEVSNNYRVTAQGVAEALAKSGSGAKALGLSIEELTGIVTTGIQTLGIEGNEIGTMWTRVMARMRGNKSAREAIDALGIDALQPLSKILDQLMVKWDTMTSAQKQNFAITVAGTQHWSRFTGIMDNYNTVLEATAKAYFSAGSAQKEVENVMATTAKHVEQLNATWQEFIYRNNAVLEITRGLIDTFRYIIEGLNKVPPAVTATIVGLTALTAIAFTVRNAFIASELSVKAFTLSLVMNPITAVVGGLTLLSGILFTVGKNASSAKNSVMEMNIKTEQLNQAIEGNINKARGINDLTQKYALLQKAIEEVHNKGQNNLGLNQKLTTVQTELAKALGLTNNELVAQINKDGSMSKFAQNRLKETVDQINAQRQLQWQMQQMYSMSGRSQNLNFLTNFDQVKAAFEAVRKWATTNPITNADYQKIYGNDPLTKYTNQKAVEAAQKASGWYRPGTARTTENNPFMGQLEQLYTYINLIDKSAPKLLNFQEILSSGTGGGGAGGNYSDSSKKSYIVRILDYSKNTIEQIISRAKVLSTEIAKADPSKLDKFIFQSTASMSKGNTPWTLPVSGLTSEAVDKAIQEVNDKVQNMLKKTSDGGQTAINEANKTLSEFLTKLSADGVDASQKFLDSFTKIDNKSKQIPDGLKDTLDIMSKIISYGNAYEKQIEDIRKQQNEQETNRLNILEKINKAQENTSNAKAALAIDSTNKEANNQLQKALDDLAKYNAELQNTLSIQSKLNEFDTSTISKLNGVSDLATFYRDLLNFNSSKISEAFNKWQESQGVYDVNARIAANSGDVNYKGSLQEVSYYNDVLQKQRSFVDSVSQKINAMATNPAIQQAIANNPEMKAIFDAFSNNLSEWIKESLLNIKLPETSITDKLISEVEQDLNFDPNKEFGGITSNVSDMMKILGKSAPGLNEYKENLKALWKQYKDVSTSSDMASEEQNRLKEEMDKVIKKYNNLDEKIKNLNAFKSVIDNIADAFTQFGGTLAAFGQGLQTVMSSLNIDQNTGELSFNIPQLVQSFAGIVVGGLTNFFSKPGNSYNKWQDSGYSVYDTMTNFKNYEANQQKLNDLYKQKGINTLVGAAGGSGLGAIVGSLLNFTGIGALIGGILGGLFGSHKKSLDEQIQEVTEKLSASLDKLKQALGTTIDQIASGLASAFDSSNYVGFLQNWNQSLYDMTREALIRAFMATETFQQLYKNLSDTVTLSVLDGVLDSSELNAIKQASNAVTGPMQALYQALNLLSGSFPDVSGNNNGSSSNTNYTAGNSGSITYNIYATVEAGIFWGDRDKAREAAIAIGQILREEAARA; translated from the coding sequence ATGGCTGACGACATTAGAGTACCAATAAGTTTAGAATATAGCAAAACAATTTTAGATCAAACAAATATTATAAACAATTCTCTTAAAAAGATACAAGAACAAGCAAATATGATAACTAATGCATTGAACGGTAATGAATTATCTTATAAAAAGGTGACGGATCAAGTTAATAGTTTAAACCAGAAAATGAATCAGTTATCGAATGTAGCAAAAACATTTAAAATGCCCAATATACCCGAAGCAGCAAAAATCGAAAGAACCGCTGCTTCTATTTCTAAATTAGGTGATGGATGGGTTCATGTTGAACAAACCGTAAAAAATGCTAATGGGCAAGTAACAAGATTTAATAGTGAATTAAATGTTTTAAATAATACATTAGCTAATGACAAGATTAAAGTGGTTGAAAAAGATGTAAGCTCTCTTTCTGAGACATTCGGGAGATCTTTAGTAAAAATGACGCAATGGACGGTTGCTGGTACAGCTTTATTTGGAACTGTGAGAACCTTATCTTCAGGTTTCAAGGATATGGTTCAAATGGAAACCGAAGCTGTTAACATAGCTAAGGTTCTACCAAATCCCAATGATTTGGCAGTTCCACAACTTGTTAAACCCTTTGAGGAATCATCTATTCAACTTACAAAAGAATATGGTCAAAATGTTATTGAAGTCGAAAAAAGCATGGCAAGCTGGGCGAGACAATATAAAAATGTTAATGATATTTCCGTTATGACCAGGGCCAGCCTATTGGCAGCCACTGCAACTGATATAACGTTCGAAGGTTCCATTAAAAATTTGTCTGCCATTATGGCGGAATGGAATTTGAAAACAAATCAATCCATCCATGTAGTAGATATGCTAAATGAGGTTTCCAATAACTACAGAGTTACCGCACAGGGCGTTGCGGAAGCATTGGCTAAATCCGGTTCCGGTGCAAAAGCGCTAGGGTTGTCCATTGAAGAACTGACTGGTATTGTAACAACTGGGATCCAGACTCTTGGGATCGAAGGAAATGAGATCGGAACGATGTGGACGCGTGTCATGGCACGTATGCGTGGCAATAAGTCTGCAAGAGAAGCTATTGACGCATTAGGTATAGATGCTCTACAGCCCTTATCGAAAATTCTAGATCAGTTAATGGTTAAATGGGATACCATGACTTCGGCTCAAAAGCAAAACTTTGCTATTACGGTGGCCGGAACTCAACATTGGTCGCGCTTTACGGGTATCATGGACAACTATAACACAGTTCTTGAAGCAACTGCTAAAGCTTATTTCTCAGCCGGCAGCGCTCAAAAAGAAGTAGAAAATGTTATGGCAACGACTGCAAAACATGTTGAACAATTGAATGCAACTTGGCAAGAATTTATCTATCGAAACAATGCAGTTTTAGAGATCACCAGGGGATTAATCGATACATTCAGATACATTATTGAAGGGCTTAATAAGGTTCCTCCTGCCGTAACGGCTACTATTGTTGGATTGACTGCTTTAACGGCTATTGCTTTTACTGTAAGAAATGCCTTCATAGCTTCAGAATTATCGGTTAAAGCTTTTACCTTGTCTCTTGTAATGAACCCCATAACAGCAGTTGTTGGTGGTTTAACTCTACTGTCCGGTATCTTATTTACCGTTGGTAAAAACGCAAGTTCGGCAAAAAACTCTGTTATGGAAATGAATATTAAAACTGAGCAGTTGAATCAGGCAATAGAAGGAAATATAAATAAAGCTCGTGGCATTAATGATTTAACTCAAAAATATGCCTTATTGCAAAAAGCCATTGAAGAAGTCCATAACAAAGGACAAAATAACTTAGGTCTAAATCAAAAATTAACAACTGTTCAAACTGAATTGGCTAAAGCTCTTGGACTTACTAATAATGAGCTGGTCGCCCAAATTAATAAAGATGGAAGCATGTCCAAGTTTGCTCAAAATCGTTTGAAAGAAACCGTCGATCAAATCAATGCTCAGCGCCAGTTGCAATGGCAAATGCAACAAATGTATAGTATGTCTGGTAGATCGCAAAATTTAAATTTCTTGACCAATTTTGATCAAGTTAAGGCAGCGTTTGAGGCTGTAAGAAAATGGGCAACAACGAATCCAATTACAAATGCCGATTATCAAAAAATATATGGGAATGACCCTCTGACCAAATATACTAACCAGAAGGCCGTCGAGGCCGCGCAGAAGGCATCTGGTTGGTATCGTCCAGGGACAGCGCGCACAACCGAAAATAACCCATTTATGGGACAATTAGAACAACTATATACTTATATTAACCTAATTGATAAAAGTGCTCCCAAACTGTTAAATTTTCAAGAAATACTCTCCTCTGGGACAGGCGGCGGCGGAGCTGGTGGAAATTATAGTGATTCTTCAAAGAAAAGCTACATCGTTCGGATACTTGACTATTCCAAAAACACAATTGAGCAAATTATTTCTAGGGCAAAAGTATTATCCACTGAAATTGCCAAAGCGGATCCATCTAAACTTGATAAATTCATTTTTCAGTCTACGGCTTCTATGTCTAAAGGTAATACTCCTTGGACATTGCCTGTATCCGGTTTGACATCTGAAGCTGTAGACAAAGCTATTCAAGAAGTAAATGATAAAGTTCAAAACATGCTTAAAAAAACAAGTGATGGCGGACAAACTGCCATTAATGAAGCAAACAAAACCCTATCTGAGTTTCTTACAAAGCTTAGTGCCGATGGAGTTGATGCTTCTCAAAAGTTTCTTGATTCGTTCACCAAAATTGATAATAAAAGCAAACAAATACCTGATGGTTTGAAAGATACTCTTGATATTATGAGTAAAATTATAAGCTATGGTAATGCTTATGAGAAGCAGATCGAGGATATTCGAAAACAGCAAAATGAGCAAGAAACCAATAGACTAAATATTCTGGAAAAAATTAATAAGGCTCAAGAGAATACTTCTAATGCTAAAGCCGCCCTAGCAATTGATTCGACTAACAAAGAAGCTAACAATCAATTACAAAAAGCACTTGATGATCTGGCTAAGTATAATGCTGAATTGCAAAATACGTTGAGCATTCAATCTAAACTTAATGAGTTTGATACAAGTACAATTTCGAAACTCAATGGTGTTTCTGATTTAGCTACATTTTATAGGGATCTATTGAATTTTAATAGCTCAAAAATTTCGGAAGCTTTTAATAAATGGCAAGAATCACAAGGAGTATACGATGTAAATGCTCGAATTGCAGCAAATAGCGGAGATGTTAACTATAAAGGATCTCTCCAAGAGGTAAGTTATTATAATGATGTTTTACAAAAACAGCGTTCGTTCGTCGATAGTGTTAGTCAAAAAATTAATGCTATGGCTACAAACCCAGCAATTCAACAGGCAATTGCTAATAATCCAGAAATGAAAGCTATTTTTGATGCTTTCAGTAATAACTTAAGCGAATGGATTAAAGAAAGTCTACTTAATATAAAATTACCAGAAACATCTATAACTGATAAGCTTATCTCTGAAGTTGAGCAAGATTTAAATTTCGATCCTAATAAAGAATTTGGCGGAATAACTTCTAATGTTTCTGATATGATGAAAATTCTTGGAAAGTCGGCTCCTGGACTAAATGAATATAAGGAAAATTTGAAAGCTCTCTGGAAACAATATAAAGATGTTAGCACATCTTCTGATATGGCGTCTGAAGAACAGAACAGATTAAAAGAAGAAATGGATAAAGTTATTAAAAAGTATAATAATTTGGATGAGAAGATTAAGAATTTAAATGCTTTTAAAAGTGTTATTGATAATATTGCGGATGCATTTACTCAATTCGGTGGCACTCTTGCTGCTTTTGGTCAAGGATTACAGACGGTAATGAGTAGTTTAAATATAGATCAAAATACTGGGGAGTTATCATTCAATATACCCCAATTAGTTCAATCATTTGCTGGCATTGTTGTTGGTGGTTTGACAAACTTCTTTTCTAAACCAGGAAATAGCTATAATAAATGGCAAGATAGTGGATATTCTGTTTATGATACAATGACTAATTTTAAAAATTATGAAGCTAACCAACAAAAATTAAATGATTTATACAAGCAAAAAGGAATTAACACTTTAGTTGGCGCAGCAGGTGGGAGTGGTCTTGGAGCTATTGTCGGTTCCTTATTAAATTTTACAGGAATTGGAGCGTTAATTGGCGGAATTTTAGGCGGTCTTTTTGGATCTCATAAAAAATCTTTAGATGAGCAAATTCAAGAAGTTACAGAGAAGCTTTCCGCTTCACTAGACAAACTAAAGCAGGCGCTCGGCACGACGATTGATCAAATTGCATCAGGACTAGCTTCTGCGTTCGATAGCTCTAATTATGTTGGATTTTTACAAAATTGGAACCAAAGTTTGTATGATATGACGAGAGAAGCCTTGATTCGTGCATTTATGGCCACAGAGACATTTCAGCAATTATATAAGAATTTGTCGGACACTGTGACTTTGAGTGTTTTGGATGGTGTATTAGATTCTAGTGAACTAAATGCAATTAAACAGGCAAGTAATGCGGTTACCGGACCTATGCAAGCACTGTATCAAGCTTTGAACTTATTGTCTGGATCTTTCCCAGATGTTTCTGGGAATAATAATGGTAGCAGTTCTAATACAAATTATACGGCTGGAAATTCAGGTAGTATCACTTATAATATCTATGCAACAGTTGAGGCGGGTATTTTCTGGGGAGATCGTGATAAAGCTAGAGAAGCAGCTATTGCAATAGGACAAATACTTAGAGAAGAGGCAGCGCGGGCTTAA
- a CDS encoding sensor histidine kinase: MKAAPLQWIAKSITWKLTAAFILLIITPVLIIGYLSFHFSEAIILKKVGLSTSKTLEQTAGNIDNLLNGMISVANSFNLNKNVAEILTHDTRSLERQWRDMTMIDNLFVTIHSTFFPYNSYFTLVSVYNNSYTSWDRLRGSTARMMQEPWYSQIQSNQFSWITAHDNYVHEERARYPKVFTLAGYIQENMERKVYGKFIISIPHQEIINILRRAAAFPESSLALLDGANHPFILTGAVGKRQFWERVAAATAENPSGSLIAVSKGRKYVINYQRLHKNSWKVAEIIPYTSLLGEIRELRMKIDLVLYLFISLFVIIAALIAISITRPIKELSTSMRRVEDGDLSVRVMPAGEDEVGQLVASFNKMVRKIKDLIDQLYREQRRERELELDALQAQIKPHFLFNTLNSIRWMAVINQADGVADMIGSLSNLLQLSIDPSKFISFEAELESLKSYIHIQQVRYNSRLETIFDIDPAVLRLRTIKLILQPVVENAIIHGLAKSNDGRISVSARRDEHSVIVIIADNGKGISAEKLIQLLRELKESVDQRRSGIGLNNVYQRLRLNFGDRADLSISSEPGVGTTVMLRLPALAEGMEE, translated from the coding sequence ATGAAGGCCGCTCCGCTACAATGGATCGCCAAGAGCATCACCTGGAAATTGACGGCGGCATTTATTCTGCTGATTATCACGCCAGTATTGATCATCGGTTATTTGTCGTTTCATTTCTCTGAGGCGATCATCCTTAAAAAAGTGGGGCTCTCGACCTCGAAGACGCTGGAACAGACAGCCGGCAACATAGATAATCTGTTAAATGGAATGATCTCGGTGGCCAATAGTTTCAATCTGAACAAAAACGTGGCGGAGATCTTGACCCACGATACCAGGAGTCTGGAACGGCAATGGCGAGACATGACTATGATCGATAACCTGTTTGTCACTATCCATAGCACCTTTTTCCCGTATAATAGTTATTTTACGCTGGTTTCTGTGTATAACAACTCCTATACCTCTTGGGATAGATTACGGGGTTCAACCGCCCGAATGATGCAGGAACCCTGGTACAGTCAGATCCAAAGCAACCAGTTCTCATGGATCACGGCTCATGACAATTATGTTCACGAGGAGAGAGCCCGTTACCCGAAAGTATTTACCCTCGCCGGATATATACAGGAGAATATGGAGCGCAAGGTGTACGGTAAATTCATCATCAGCATCCCGCATCAGGAGATCATTAACATTCTCCGGAGAGCGGCGGCGTTTCCGGAAAGCAGCCTTGCATTGCTGGACGGGGCCAACCACCCCTTTATCTTGACCGGAGCTGTCGGAAAACGTCAGTTTTGGGAACGTGTCGCCGCGGCGACGGCGGAGAATCCCAGTGGTTCACTAATCGCTGTTTCCAAAGGTCGTAAGTATGTTATCAATTACCAGCGGCTTCATAAAAACTCCTGGAAAGTGGCGGAGATTATTCCCTATACATCCCTGCTGGGAGAGATTCGGGAGCTTCGAATGAAGATCGACCTGGTTTTGTATCTGTTCATTAGTTTGTTTGTAATTATCGCGGCCCTCATCGCAATTTCGATTACTCGGCCGATCAAAGAGCTGAGTACCTCGATGCGCCGGGTGGAGGACGGGGACCTGTCGGTACGGGTTATGCCAGCCGGCGAGGATGAGGTGGGGCAGTTGGTCGCCAGTTTCAATAAGATGGTACGAAAGATAAAGGATCTGATTGATCAGCTTTATCGGGAGCAACGGCGTGAACGCGAGCTTGAGCTTGATGCGTTGCAAGCCCAGATTAAACCGCATTTTTTGTTCAATACCCTCAACTCGATCCGTTGGATGGCTGTGATCAATCAGGCGGACGGCGTGGCGGACATGATCGGCTCTTTAAGCAATCTGTTACAGCTGAGCATTGATCCGTCCAAGTTTATCAGCTTTGAGGCCGAGTTAGAGAGTTTGAAGAGTTACATCCACATCCAACAGGTACGTTATAACTCCCGGCTGGAAACGATCTTTGATATTGACCCCGCAGTGTTACGACTGCGAACGATCAAATTAATTCTGCAGCCGGTGGTGGAAAACGCGATTATTCACGGCCTGGCTAAAAGCAATGACGGAAGAATCAGCGTCAGCGCTCGACGCGACGAACATTCGGTGATCGTAATCATTGCCGATAATGGGAAAGGGATTAGCGCGGAGAAGCTGATACAGTTGCTGCGGGAACTGAAGGAGTCCGTCGATCAACGGCGTTCCGGGATCGGTCTGAACAATGTTTACCAACGATTACGGTTGAACTTTGGTGATCGGGCCGATCTTTCGATTAGCAGCGAGCCGGGGGTCGGCACGACGGTGATGTTGCGGCTGCCGGCATTGGCGGAAGGGATGGAAGAATGA